Proteins encoded together in one Sander lucioperca isolate FBNREF2018 chromosome 17, SLUC_FBN_1.2, whole genome shotgun sequence window:
- the LOC118493675 gene encoding uncharacterized protein LOC118493675 produces the protein MSFREKMICSILLLIILTSCVSGTFVVNVTQTSYQAEENHDITLEWTFTTNPHSSSNSLNIFCELLTDLRPSVLFDLHEGVEVPESQDEQFAGRVQWDKDVLREGRLRLHVSRLRTEDSGLYVCDVILNYWSSSGKCRLNVTAARDRPEPETPNTTSPPNTTSPQQQESQGRSYLLYLLLELFRISFGPLLVFLLYVLFYSYLSLKKKRNQHPYLKKRYRSAGAVRIQFYTTGNPSSPFACMLQFD, from the exons ATGAGTTTCAG GGAGAAGATGATCTGCAGCATCCTGCTGCTCATCATCCTGACCTCCTGTGTCTCTG GAACATTTGTAGTGAATGTGACCCAGACCTCCTATCAGGCAGAGGAGAACCACGACATCACACTGGAGTGGACCTTCACAACCAACCCTCACAGTTCCTCCAACTCTCTAAATATCTTCTGTGAACTGTTAACTGATCTCAGACCCTCAGTCCTGTTTGATCTCCATGAAGGAGTTGAGGTCCCAGAGTCTCAGGATGAACAGTTTGCAGGACGAGTCCAGTGGGACAAAGACGTCCTCAGAGAAGGACGACTCAGACTTCATGTGTCCAGACTCAGGACTGAAGACTCgggactgtatgtgtgtgacgtGATCTTAAATTATTGGAGTAGCTCTGGTAAATGTCGGCTCAATGTCACTG CAGCGAGGGATCGGCCTGAACCTgagacaccaaacacaacaagtccaccaaacacaacaagtcCACAACAACAGGAGAGTCAGGGGAGGAGTTACCTCTTATATTTACTGTTGGAACTGTTTAGAATATCATTCGGTCCACTGTTGGTTTTTCtcctgtatgttttgttttattcttacttgtcattaaaaaaaaagagaaatcaaCATCCCTACTTAAAGAAAAGATACAGGTCAGCAGGGGC TGTTAGAATCCAATTTTATACCACAGGAAATCCTAGTTCCCCATTTGCTTGCATGTTACAATTTGATTAA